A genome region from Scylla paramamosain isolate STU-SP2022 unplaced genomic scaffold, ASM3559412v1 Contig32, whole genome shotgun sequence includes the following:
- the LOC135097816 gene encoding uncharacterized protein LOC135097816 isoform X1 produces the protein MRQVSLLDWISAKDSQSDVRQIAQLCCRGLAQINKGLLKLVGQEVSAVLREADRPQMKGLGEHLCGLEQLMHDAAYMVQEQSNFSQKANFCPRAMPPEAPRPAFLKSLPRHHLPCHLKMHNVALQHTTPQAGDSRAPLDREWCVCWQGWCCEAGGTGADQGSAEQHTTAAAAAAGALCEGRHSMLRQGSSCGGVDSCTTDTTTTTTAQCCCCCCCYYYYYYYYYYYYYYYYYYYYYSTTTTTTTTTTAAAAAAAAAAAAASASAAVPLLLPAQKQTVGSCHNAALSCRTCSRHLHVPDACIDLCLSSLAATDCSCVLCCGWPTGGGGQAGHPLHHHLLGKEEHRCCHLCFPSFSFCFPSLFAGNGGRIC, from the exons a tgagGCAAGTGTCACTGCTGGACTGGATCAGCGCCAAGGACAGCCAAAGTGACGTCAGACAGATTGCCCAACTCTGCTGCAGGGGACtggcccag ATCAACAAGGGGCTGCTGAAACTAGTGGGGCAAGAGGTCAGCGCTGTGCTTCGAGAGGCAGACCGGCCACAGATGAAGGGGCTCGGTGAGCACCTGTGTGGCCTGGAGCAGCTCATGCATGATGCCGCCTACATGGTGCAGGAGCAGAGCAATTTCTCACAG AAGGCCAACTTTTGCCCAAGAGCGATGCCCCCAGAGGCCCCCAGACCAGCATTCCTCAAGTCTCTCCCAAGACACCACCTGCCATGCCATCTGAAGATGCACAACGTGGCTTTgcagcacaccacaccacaggcCGGTGACTCCCGTGCACCACTTGATAGGGAATGGTGTGTCTGTTGGCA AGGGTGGTGCTGTGAAGCTGGTGGCACAGGGGCTGACCAGGGTTCTGCAGAACAGcacaccacagcagcagcagcagcagcaggagcattGT gtgagggaagacacaGCATGTTGAGGCAAGGCAGCAGCTGTGGAGGAGTGGACAGCTGcaccactgacaccaccaccaccaccactgctcaatgctgctgctgctgctgctgctactactactactactactactactactactactactactactactactactactactactactctactactactactactactactactactactgctgctgctgctgctgctgctgctgctgctgctgctgcttctgcttctgctgctgttcccctcctcctcccagcacagAAACAGACTGTGGGGTCCTGCCACAATGCGGCTCTCTCCTGCAGGACATGTTCTCGTCACCTTCATGTCCCGGACGCGTGCATAGACTTGTGCCTCAGTAGCCTGGCCGCAACAGACTGCAgctgtgtgctgtgctgtggctGGCCAACAGGAGGGGGCGGGCAAGCTGGCCACCCTCTGCATCACCACCTGCTGGGGAAAGAAGAGCACCGTTGTTgtcatctttgttttccttctttttccttttgttttccttcactgttTGCAGGGAATGGTGGCAgaatttgttga
- the LOC135097816 gene encoding uncharacterized protein LOC135097816 isoform X2, producing the protein MKGLGEHLCGLEQLMHDAAYMVQEQSNFSQKANFCPRAMPPEAPRPAFLKSLPRHHLPCHLKMHNVALQHTTPQAGDSRAPLDREWCVCWQGWCCEAGGTGADQGSAEQHTTAAAAAAGALCEGRHSMLRQGSSCGGVDSCTTDTTTTTTAQCCCCCCCYYYYYYYYYYYYYYYYYYYYYSTTTTTTTTTTAAAAAAAAAAAAASASAAVPLLLPAQKQTVGSCHNAALSCRTCSRHLHVPDACIDLCLSSLAATDCSCVLCCGWPTGGGGQAGHPLHHHLLGKEEHRCCHLCFPSFSFCFPSLFAGNGGRIC; encoded by the exons ATGAAGGGGCTCGGTGAGCACCTGTGTGGCCTGGAGCAGCTCATGCATGATGCCGCCTACATGGTGCAGGAGCAGAGCAATTTCTCACAG AAGGCCAACTTTTGCCCAAGAGCGATGCCCCCAGAGGCCCCCAGACCAGCATTCCTCAAGTCTCTCCCAAGACACCACCTGCCATGCCATCTGAAGATGCACAACGTGGCTTTgcagcacaccacaccacaggcCGGTGACTCCCGTGCACCACTTGATAGGGAATGGTGTGTCTGTTGGCA AGGGTGGTGCTGTGAAGCTGGTGGCACAGGGGCTGACCAGGGTTCTGCAGAACAGcacaccacagcagcagcagcagcagcaggagcattGT gtgagggaagacacaGCATGTTGAGGCAAGGCAGCAGCTGTGGAGGAGTGGACAGCTGcaccactgacaccaccaccaccaccactgctcaatgctgctgctgctgctgctgctactactactactactactactactactactactactactactactactactactactactactctactactactactactactactactactactgctgctgctgctgctgctgctgctgctgctgctgctgcttctgcttctgctgctgttcccctcctcctcccagcacagAAACAGACTGTGGGGTCCTGCCACAATGCGGCTCTCTCCTGCAGGACATGTTCTCGTCACCTTCATGTCCCGGACGCGTGCATAGACTTGTGCCTCAGTAGCCTGGCCGCAACAGACTGCAgctgtgtgctgtgctgtggctGGCCAACAGGAGGGGGCGGGCAAGCTGGCCACCCTCTGCATCACCACCTGCTGGGGAAAGAAGAGCACCGTTGTTgtcatctttgttttccttctttttccttttgttttccttcactgttTGCAGGGAATGGTGGCAgaatttgttga
- the LOC135097816 gene encoding uncharacterized protein LOC135097816 isoform X4 — MRQVSLLDWISAKDSQSDVRQIAQLCCRGLAQINKGLLKLVGQEVSAVLREADRPQMKGLGEHLCGLEQLMHDAAYMVQEQSNFSQKANFCPRAMPPEAPRPAFLKSLPRHHLPCHLKMHNVALQHTTPQAGDSRAPLDREWCVCWQ, encoded by the exons a tgagGCAAGTGTCACTGCTGGACTGGATCAGCGCCAAGGACAGCCAAAGTGACGTCAGACAGATTGCCCAACTCTGCTGCAGGGGACtggcccag ATCAACAAGGGGCTGCTGAAACTAGTGGGGCAAGAGGTCAGCGCTGTGCTTCGAGAGGCAGACCGGCCACAGATGAAGGGGCTCGGTGAGCACCTGTGTGGCCTGGAGCAGCTCATGCATGATGCCGCCTACATGGTGCAGGAGCAGAGCAATTTCTCACAG AAGGCCAACTTTTGCCCAAGAGCGATGCCCCCAGAGGCCCCCAGACCAGCATTCCTCAAGTCTCTCCCAAGACACCACCTGCCATGCCATCTGAAGATGCACAACGTGGCTTTgcagcacaccacaccacaggcCGGTGACTCCCGTGCACCACTTGATAGGGAATGGTGTGTCTGTTGGCAGTGA
- the LOC135097807 gene encoding uncharacterized protein LOC135097807, translated as MNDQETLSEKAKTQRKEEAKQPSKKRRLESMEDCGSHRANTEMEGVKEMKHRTNNKGDHMKGCESSKSSTKLYDGKQVKQHNKKKRKAGDMEDYDTRKKRKVDGGEEDMEHGEQEKRKDRKDKKTKATEGEKKAKKRKTQDIEDHESQPKKSKTQGTEEDESLPKKRKTRDTEEDESQPKKSKTQDKKEHESQPRKRKTRDAEEDESQPKKRKTRDTEEDESQP; from the coding sequence ATGAACGACCAAGAGACGTTAAGCGAGAAGGCGAAGacgcagaggaaggaagaggccaAACAACCCAGCAAGAAAAGGAGGTTAGAGAGCATGGAAGACTGCGGCAGCCACAGGGCCAACACGGAGATGGAAGGCGTTAAAGAGATGAAGCATCGCACCAACAACAAGGGAGACCATATGAAAGGCTGTGAGAGCAGCAAGAGCAGCACCAAGCTGTATGATGGCAAACAGGTTAAGCaacacaacaagaagaagaggaaggcgggAGACATGGAGGACTATGACACCCgtaaaaagaggaaggtggaTGGCGGTGAAGAGGATATGGAACACGGAGagcaggagaagaggaaggatagaaaagataagaaaacgaAGGCCACGGAGGGCGAGAAAAaggccaagaagagaaagacgcaGGATATTGAAGACCACGAGAGCCAGcccaagaagagcaagacgcagggtacagaagaggacgagagcctgcccaagaagaggaagacgcgggatacagaagaggacgaaagccagcccaagaagagcaagacgcaGGACAAGAAAGAGCACGAGAGCCAgcccaggaagaggaagacgcgggatgcagaagaggacgagagccagcccaagaagaggaagacgcgggatacagaagaggacgagagccaGCCCTAG
- the LOC135097816 gene encoding uncharacterized protein LOC135097816 isoform X5 — protein sequence MRQVSLLDWISAKDSQSDVRQIAQLCCRGLAQINKGLLKLVGQEVSAVLREADRPQMKGLGEHLCGLEQLMHDAAYMVQEQSNFSQKANFCPRAMPPEAPRPAFLKSLPRHHLPCHLKMHNVALQHTTPQAGDSRAPLDRE from the exons a tgagGCAAGTGTCACTGCTGGACTGGATCAGCGCCAAGGACAGCCAAAGTGACGTCAGACAGATTGCCCAACTCTGCTGCAGGGGACtggcccag ATCAACAAGGGGCTGCTGAAACTAGTGGGGCAAGAGGTCAGCGCTGTGCTTCGAGAGGCAGACCGGCCACAGATGAAGGGGCTCGGTGAGCACCTGTGTGGCCTGGAGCAGCTCATGCATGATGCCGCCTACATGGTGCAGGAGCAGAGCAATTTCTCACAG AAGGCCAACTTTTGCCCAAGAGCGATGCCCCCAGAGGCCCCCAGACCAGCATTCCTCAAGTCTCTCCCAAGACACCACCTGCCATGCCATCTGAAGATGCACAACGTGGCTTTgcagcacaccacaccacaggcCGGTGACTCCCGTGCACCACTTGATAGGGAATG A
- the LOC135097816 gene encoding uncharacterized protein LOC135097816 isoform X3: MRQVSLLDWISAKDSQSDVRQIAQLCCRGLAQINKGLLKLVGQEVSAVLREADRPQMKGLGEHLCGLEQLMHDAAYMVQEQSNFSQKANFCPRAMPPEAPRPAFLKSLPRHHLPCHLKMHNVALQHTTPQAGDSRAPLDREWCVCWHFWQRVVL, encoded by the exons a tgagGCAAGTGTCACTGCTGGACTGGATCAGCGCCAAGGACAGCCAAAGTGACGTCAGACAGATTGCCCAACTCTGCTGCAGGGGACtggcccag ATCAACAAGGGGCTGCTGAAACTAGTGGGGCAAGAGGTCAGCGCTGTGCTTCGAGAGGCAGACCGGCCACAGATGAAGGGGCTCGGTGAGCACCTGTGTGGCCTGGAGCAGCTCATGCATGATGCCGCCTACATGGTGCAGGAGCAGAGCAATTTCTCACAG AAGGCCAACTTTTGCCCAAGAGCGATGCCCCCAGAGGCCCCCAGACCAGCATTCCTCAAGTCTCTCCCAAGACACCACCTGCCATGCCATCTGAAGATGCACAACGTGGCTTTgcagcacaccacaccacaggcCGGTGACTCCCGTGCACCACTTGATAGGGAATGGTGTGTCTGTTGGCA ttTTTGGCAGAGGGTGGTGCTGTGA
- the LOC135097798 gene encoding uncharacterized protein LOC135097798: MPNFTCAVADCTSDSRKGKRKTNQVTEDVKRFVRFPSGKKEPKRRKMWEERCRRAGGWKATQNHAVCSLHFLDWNNEPSPEHSDPILFAYNGWGRNHHAVINRKANSLQCQGQDVIAAPNASTSTQCNTETQFPQEEVLPLNVQDWGEVEVCTATEDSDTTLPDESCNVLGDHTYGAYTHNETVAEPVDVEVQTDQFTTLEKASQTYEEVHEWERNNVVEDGALRNAFIQKILRSSESIKRYTGMEEKDFFYLFNLIKDNVTDIHYWRRPNIVKNENTPPGITKGHTKRKLSRLHEYLMTLVHIRTGFDLSTLADLWEVARSVASSIIITWINILYLVLKDWLIWPTAAQVRASLPKDFPEEYSDTRTILDCTEIFTVKPANPSAQAATYSQYKHHSTLKVLIGITPTGLITFVSSVYGGNTSDRYTAEAEFIDKVEPGDAIMVDRGFNIGDLILQHGAKLHIPPFTRKEASKGRMLTQSEIAKTRSIATLRIHVERAIGRMKTFKLLGQTLHQRMWPLMDHIVVIVAVLCNMMPPLV; encoded by the exons ATGCCGAATTTTACGTGTGCCGTAGCAGACTGCACATCAGActcaagaaaagggaagagaaagacaaaccaAGTAACTGAAGATGTCAAACGATTTGTGAGATTTCCAAGTGGAAAAAAGGAAcctaaaaggaggaagatgtgggAGGAGAGGTGCAGGCGTGCAGGTGGATGGAAAGCAACACAGAATCACGCTGTATGCTCCTTACACTTTTTGGACTGGAACAATGAACCATCACCTGAACATTCAGATCCAATTTTATTCGCTTATAATGGGTGGGGAAGAAACCATCATGCAGTTATTAATAGGAAGGCAAACAGTCTCCAGTGCCAAGGGCAAGATGTCATTGCAGCACCTAACGCCTCAACATCCACACAGTGCAACACTGAAACACAGTTTCCTCAAGAAGAGGTGCTACCCCTGAATGTCCAAGACTGGGGGGAGGTAGAAGTATGCACTGCCACAGAAGATTCAG ATACTACACTTCCTGATGAGAGCTGCAATGTTTTGGGTGACCACACATATGGAGCTTATACCCATAATGAAACTGTTGCAGAGCCAGTAGATGTAGAGGTGCAGACTGACCAGTTTACAACACTTGAGAAAGCTTCACAAACTTATGAGGAAGTACATGAG tgGGAACGTAACAATGTTGTAGAAGACGGAGCATTACGTAACGCCTTTATTCAGAAAATTCTGAGGAGTAGTGAGAGTATTAAAAGATATACAGGCATGGAAGAAAaggatttcttttatttgtttaatttgatAAAAGATAATGTGACTGACATACATTATTGGAGACGGCCAAATATTGTCAAGAATGAGAATACACCACCAGGCATTACTAAAGGACATACAAAAAGGAAGTTGTCACGGTTACATGAATATTTAATGACCCTAGTACATATTAGAACAGGATTTGATCTCAGTACTTTAGCAGATCTTTGGGAAGTAGCACGAAGTGTTGCAAGTAGTATCATTATAACTTGGATTAACATACTTTATTTAGTCCTCAAGGACTGGCTTATATGGCCAACTGCAGCACAGGTGCGTGCAAGTTTGCCAAAAGATTTTCCAGAAGAATATTCTGACACACGAACCATCCTAGATTGCACTGAGATATTCACGGTCAAGCCAGCAAATCCTTCAGCTCAGGCTGCCACATATTCCCAATATAAGCATCACAGTACACTAAAAGTACTCATTGGAATTACTCCCACAGGGCTAATAACATTTGTATCAAGTGTGTATGGAGGTAATACATCAGACCGTTATACTGCAGAAGCAGAGTTCATTGATAAAGTTGAGCCAGGTGATGCCATAATGGTGGATAGGGGCTTCAATATTGGTGATCTCATACTCCAGCATGGTGCAAAACTACACATCCCACCATTTACGAGGAAGGAAGCCAGTAAAGGCAGGATGCTCACACAAAGTGAAATTGCAAAAACACGAAGTATAGCAACATTGCGCATACATGTTGAGCGAGCCATCGGAAGAATGAAGACATTTAAACTATTAGGACAGACACTTCACCAAAGGATGTGGCCCCTCATGGATCACATTGTAGTAATAGTTGCAGTATTATGCAATATGATGCCACCACTAGTGTAG